The following coding sequences are from one Rathayibacter sp. SW19 window:
- a CDS encoding lytic transglycosylase yields the protein MRRARALLATVPLVVISTIAFSVGLAGPATAAQSRRADRVRPNDSAPRGIRPTVQPRTGENAPQSYIVVGGDTVSGIAARYGLSTAGILALNGLSWKSLIFPGQTLILTEGQLPPTPHAQVSTTPITRHTVIAGDTVSGIAETYGLSTRTVLTANGLDESSVIYPGETLAIPDAAPADAEPVTAATPSSAATAAPAGSPPADAASADAASAADSVTPLSAEMRANAQTIIAVGRAEGVDDYGLVIALAAAMQESGLRNVQVGDRDSLGLFQQRPSTGWGTPEQIMDPEFATRSFFGGRGNPHPGLTKGLLDIPGWSSMTLAQAAQAVQLSAHPEAYARWAASARAWLAELG from the coding sequence GTGCGCCGGGCAAGGGCCCTTCTCGCGACGGTGCCGCTGGTCGTCATCAGCACGATCGCGTTCTCGGTCGGCCTCGCCGGGCCAGCCACTGCTGCGCAGTCCCGGCGAGCCGATCGCGTGCGGCCGAATGACAGCGCGCCACGCGGCATCCGGCCGACGGTGCAACCGCGAACTGGAGAAAATGCCCCGCAGTCCTACATCGTGGTCGGCGGGGATACCGTCAGCGGCATCGCCGCACGCTACGGGCTGTCGACTGCGGGAATTCTCGCGTTGAACGGCTTGAGTTGGAAGAGCCTGATCTTTCCGGGGCAGACGTTGATCTTGACAGAAGGACAACTCCCGCCCACGCCGCACGCACAGGTCAGCACAACGCCGATCACGCGCCACACGGTCATCGCGGGCGACACCGTCAGCGGCATCGCGGAAACCTACGGGCTCAGCACCCGCACCGTGCTGACCGCGAACGGGCTCGACGAATCCAGTGTGATCTACCCGGGCGAGACACTTGCAATTCCGGATGCCGCCCCAGCCGATGCTGAACCTGTCACGGCAGCGACCCCCTCCTCCGCTGCCACAGCGGCCCCTGCCGGTTCGCCGCCGGCCGACGCGGCGTCGGCTGACGCGGCGTCGGCTGCGGATTCCGTGACGCCGTTGAGTGCCGAAATGCGCGCGAATGCCCAGACGATCATCGCCGTCGGGCGAGCCGAGGGTGTCGATGACTACGGGCTGGTGATCGCCCTTGCGGCGGCCATGCAGGAGTCCGGCCTGCGCAATGTGCAGGTCGGCGATCGAGACTCGCTCGGCCTGTTCCAACAGCGTCCGAGCACCGGCTGGGGAACCCCGGAACAGATCATGGATCCAGAGTTCGCCACGCGGTCGTTCTTCGGTGGCCGGGGCAATCCGCACCCCGGGCTGACAAAGGGTCTGCTCGATATCCCCGGTTGGTCATCGATGACGCTCGCGCAGGCGGCTCAAGCAGTCCAGCTGTCCGCGCATCCCGAGGCGTACGCACGATGGGCGGCATCCGCACGAGCGTGGCTTGCCGAACTCGGATGA
- a CDS encoding DUF3040 domain-containing protein, whose product MPLSEHEQRLLEEMERSLYHNDADFVATVGGRRGKPAYRSIVLGILITVVGIACLVVGVLVQIALVGILGFVIMLGGVLMAIAPPRHRAGEPDESPNATAAAEKGRDNQGFMDKLNERWDKRQDGSS is encoded by the coding sequence ATGCCGCTTTCGGAGCACGAGCAGCGCCTCCTCGAAGAGATGGAGCGCAGCCTCTATCACAACGACGCGGATTTCGTCGCGACTGTCGGTGGTCGACGGGGTAAACCGGCCTACCGGTCGATTGTGCTCGGTATTCTGATCACCGTTGTCGGGATCGCCTGCCTGGTCGTTGGCGTCCTCGTTCAGATCGCACTTGTCGGTATTCTCGGCTTCGTGATTATGCTCGGTGGTGTTTTGATGGCGATCGCACCGCCGCGGCACAGAGCAGGAGAACCCGACGAGTCGCCGAATGCGACGGCTGCAGCCGAAAAGGGCCGCGACAATCAGGGGTTCATGGACAAGCTGAACGAACGGTGGGACAAGCGGCAAGACGGCAGCAGCTGA
- a CDS encoding peptidoglycan D,D-transpeptidase FtsI family protein, giving the protein MTTTVKSTRRRAAVAIVTILALVAVLVVKLVDIQVVHADSLDAQAAVSRGNTVPIYGARGAIVAADGTALADSVLRYDFAAAPNVAGTFPQTDASGKTTKVTRAQAAAEIGKVTGQTAAQILAIIADALKANPNSQYALIAKNLDVPAYEKLQALNIPWLYAQSHPARVYPNGAVAGNIIGFVGSEGQAQAGLELSENSCLAGHNGQETYQHSEDGVTLPGSTIVTKKAKPGGTLITTLDPDLSWFSGQQLAQTVPALGAQFGMVTVTDIKGNIKAAAQYPAVDPNNVGATDPNYRGSLMFSTPFEPGSTFKSLTAAALIDTGKATPTSEVLAPYQFMSGNGADLHDAGYHAPERLTLTGVLMESSNTGMSILGSKLDDQTRYDYLKKFGIGSNTAVKVPGQSSGILPPVSQWDDQTKYATMFGQGVSATQAQMVSAYQTLANGGVRMPLTLVEGCKQADGTITDKPSTKGTRVVSAATANTVLDMLESVVTTGEVSKQLQIPGYRVAAKTGTAQEPDGNGGYQQYYYVSVMGVAPVDNPQYVVSVNIGYPTTITSSAAAAPLFKTIMSQVLKTYRVKPSTTAPSNLPPYY; this is encoded by the coding sequence GTGACAACGACCGTGAAATCGACAAGGCGTCGGGCGGCCGTTGCCATCGTTACAATTCTGGCGCTTGTTGCTGTTCTCGTGGTGAAACTGGTGGACATCCAAGTCGTGCATGCGGACTCGCTCGACGCGCAAGCCGCCGTCAGCCGCGGTAACACGGTGCCGATCTATGGCGCCAGAGGAGCCATCGTGGCGGCGGACGGCACGGCGTTGGCTGACAGCGTGCTGCGTTACGACTTCGCGGCGGCGCCGAATGTCGCGGGGACTTTCCCGCAAACGGATGCGTCGGGCAAGACCACAAAGGTCACGCGCGCACAGGCGGCCGCCGAGATCGGCAAGGTCACCGGGCAAACCGCAGCGCAGATCCTGGCGATCATCGCGGACGCGCTCAAGGCCAACCCGAATTCGCAGTACGCGCTGATCGCCAAAAACCTGGACGTGCCCGCATACGAAAAGCTGCAGGCGCTGAACATTCCCTGGCTGTACGCGCAATCGCACCCGGCCCGGGTCTACCCGAACGGTGCGGTCGCAGGCAACATCATCGGTTTCGTCGGATCGGAGGGGCAAGCGCAGGCAGGTCTCGAACTTAGCGAGAACTCCTGTCTTGCGGGGCACAACGGTCAGGAGACGTATCAGCACAGCGAAGACGGTGTTACTTTGCCGGGGTCGACCATCGTGACCAAGAAGGCCAAGCCGGGAGGCACGCTGATCACGACGCTCGACCCTGATCTGAGTTGGTTCTCCGGCCAGCAGCTGGCGCAAACGGTCCCGGCTCTCGGTGCGCAATTCGGCATGGTCACGGTGACGGACATCAAGGGAAATATCAAGGCGGCTGCGCAATATCCCGCCGTCGACCCGAACAATGTGGGGGCGACAGACCCGAACTACCGGGGATCCTTGATGTTCAGTACGCCGTTCGAGCCGGGATCAACGTTCAAATCGCTGACGGCAGCGGCGCTGATCGACACAGGCAAGGCGACGCCGACCAGCGAGGTGCTTGCGCCGTATCAATTTATGTCCGGCAACGGAGCAGACCTGCACGACGCCGGGTACCATGCGCCTGAGCGGCTCACCTTGACCGGTGTGCTGATGGAGTCCTCCAACACCGGGATGTCGATCCTCGGCTCCAAACTCGATGATCAGACCCGCTACGACTATCTGAAGAAATTCGGCATCGGCTCGAACACGGCCGTCAAGGTTCCTGGCCAGTCCAGCGGAATTCTGCCGCCGGTTTCACAGTGGGACGACCAGACCAAGTACGCGACGATGTTCGGGCAAGGTGTCTCAGCGACGCAGGCTCAGATGGTCAGCGCGTATCAGACCCTTGCCAACGGGGGGGTGCGTATGCCGTTGACGCTCGTCGAAGGCTGCAAACAGGCGGACGGCACCATCACAGACAAACCGTCGACGAAGGGCACACGCGTCGTATCCGCGGCGACGGCGAACACCGTACTTGACATGCTTGAATCCGTTGTTACAACGGGCGAGGTCTCCAAGCAGCTGCAGATCCCCGGTTACCGGGTTGCCGCGAAGACCGGAACAGCGCAGGAGCCGGACGGTAACGGCGGCTACCAGCAGTACTATTACGTCTCCGTCATGGGCGTGGCACCGGTCGATAATCCGCAATACGTCGTTTCGGTCAATATCGGCTATCCGACTACGATTACATCGTCGGCTGCGGCCGCTCCGCTGTTCAAGACGATCATGAGTCAGGTGCTGAAAACGTACCGCGTCAAGCCGTCAACGACAGCACCGTCGAACCTCCCGCCCTACTACTGA
- a CDS encoding polyprenyl synthetase family protein, whose amino-acid sequence MAESNRLAELVQARIDRFLDERTSILTSISDDLLPFCEFSRQFLSGGKRFRAQFCYRGWQSVHGANARLGTHDAAIGTAAALEMFHAAALVHDDIIDSSDTRRRAPSAHKRFEAMHEVLGYAGTAHDFGAASALLLGDLLLGWSDELLDEALGSLDRPERASAARSQFNRMRTEVTAGQYLDILEERAWNARAEDELLAHAHRVIIYKSAKYSVEAPLLIGATIAGASVAQRETLHEFGLPLGIAYQLRDDLLGVFGDAEVTGKPSGDDLREGKRTVLVAIARQKLPGSARRLVDELLGDPDLDSAQIATLQRTIRASGAVEDVERLIESNAEQANASLDEAPLDPAAIAQLRTLARSVTNRAA is encoded by the coding sequence GTGGCTGAAAGCAATCGACTCGCCGAACTCGTGCAAGCTCGAATCGATCGATTCCTTGACGAACGCACCTCTATTCTCACCTCGATCAGCGACGATCTCCTGCCATTCTGCGAGTTCTCCCGGCAGTTTCTCAGTGGCGGAAAACGGTTCCGGGCACAATTCTGCTACCGCGGTTGGCAAAGCGTGCACGGAGCGAATGCCAGGCTCGGCACGCACGACGCTGCGATCGGCACCGCAGCCGCCTTGGAGATGTTCCACGCCGCCGCCCTGGTGCACGACGACATCATCGACAGCTCCGACACCCGCAGACGCGCACCCAGTGCGCACAAGCGTTTCGAGGCGATGCACGAAGTTCTCGGTTACGCGGGAACCGCGCACGACTTCGGTGCAGCATCCGCACTGCTCCTGGGCGACCTGCTGCTCGGCTGGAGCGACGAACTGCTCGACGAGGCGCTCGGCAGCCTCGACCGCCCGGAGCGCGCGAGCGCAGCGCGCAGCCAGTTCAACCGGATGCGCACCGAGGTGACCGCCGGGCAATACCTGGACATCCTCGAGGAACGCGCCTGGAACGCCCGGGCCGAGGACGAGCTGCTGGCTCATGCCCACAGGGTGATCATCTACAAGTCAGCCAAGTACAGCGTCGAGGCCCCACTTCTGATCGGAGCGACAATCGCCGGCGCCAGCGTGGCGCAGCGCGAGACGCTGCACGAGTTCGGCCTGCCGCTCGGCATCGCCTATCAACTCCGCGACGACCTGCTCGGCGTGTTCGGCGATGCCGAGGTCACCGGCAAGCCGAGCGGCGACGACTTGCGCGAAGGCAAACGCACCGTGCTCGTCGCCATCGCCCGCCAGAAACTACCGGGCTCGGCACGCCGCCTTGTTGACGAGCTGCTCGGAGACCCCGACCTCGACTCTGCGCAGATCGCAACGCTTCAGCGGACGATCCGAGCCAGCGGCGCGGTCGAGGATGTCGAGCGGCTCATCGAGAGCAACGCCGAGCAAGCCAATGCTTCCCTCGATGAAGCGCCGCTTGACCCTGCGGCGATCGCGCAGCTACGCACCCTGGCCCGTTCCGTCACGAACCGCGCGGCGTAG
- a CDS encoding Rv2175c family DNA-binding protein: MTEQKIERTWLTIPDLVEVLGVSVGRVHRLIEDRHLLAVRRGGVLQVPADFIVDGEPMHELRGTLFVLADAGFSDADAMDWLLTAEDSLSIAPIDALLAGRKAEVRRVAQALG; encoded by the coding sequence GTGACCGAGCAGAAGATCGAACGAACCTGGCTGACCATCCCCGACCTCGTCGAAGTGCTTGGCGTCAGTGTCGGCAGAGTGCACAGGCTGATCGAGGACCGCCACCTGTTGGCCGTTCGTCGCGGCGGTGTCCTACAGGTTCCCGCGGATTTCATCGTCGACGGCGAACCGATGCACGAACTGCGTGGCACCTTGTTCGTGCTCGCGGACGCGGGTTTCTCCGACGCGGATGCGATGGATTGGCTGCTCACAGCGGAGGACAGCCTGAGCATCGCCCCGATCGACGCGCTGCTCGCCGGGCGCAAGGCGGAGGTGCGTCGCGTCGCTCAAGCGCTTGGTTGA
- the pknB gene encoding Stk1 family PASTA domain-containing Ser/Thr kinase codes for MSTSQPDPMIGRLIDGRYQVRSRIARGGMATVYLATDLRLERRVAIKVMHGHLADDSTFKSRFVQEARSAARLAHPNVVNVFDQGQDSDMAYLVMEYLPGITLRELLKDYGKLTPEQTTDIMEAVLSGLAAAHKAGIVHRDLKPENVLLADDGRIKIGDFGLARAASNNTASGQALLGTIAYLSPELVTRGVADARSDIYALGIMMFEMLTGEQPFQGEQPMQIAYQHANESVPAPSTKNPDVPPELDQLVLWATAHDPEDRPRDAKVMLERLLEVERARRGGTEAPAGLQPTMVLPPAADFAYQTGDTQVLAGVLPPTAQVRPEASATDAVVTLATAARKRRSRGWWVFALVLLLAAAAGGGGWYFGAGPGAQVAVPSVASQPQAAATAALKQLEFTVKADRVYSLTVAAGLVVGTDPAAGVRAHKGSTVTLHVSQGRKPITLPALAGLSQAAAEKAITDAGALVGKAIDKQFNADVPKGTVISAAKAEDDKADLSKGGGYFEGLTVNLAVSLGPVPDVSGASVADAQAKLVAVGLKTQPGSQSYSDTVPDGAVIEGVQQNAGVVRPGDVILLNTSRGPAPVDVPGVVGKTWADAKKALTDAGFKLSYSAIADGAPTLFVVQSTDPAGGVSAAKGSTVKVTFANPFGG; via the coding sequence GTGAGCACCAGCCAGCCCGACCCGATGATCGGCCGCCTCATCGACGGTCGATATCAGGTGCGCTCACGGATCGCCAGAGGAGGCATGGCGACGGTGTATCTGGCCACGGATCTGCGCCTCGAACGGCGCGTGGCGATCAAGGTGATGCACGGACATCTCGCAGACGACAGCACGTTCAAGAGTCGCTTCGTGCAAGAGGCGCGCAGCGCGGCGCGGCTGGCGCACCCCAACGTTGTCAACGTGTTCGACCAGGGCCAGGACTCCGACATGGCCTACCTGGTGATGGAGTACCTTCCCGGCATCACCCTGCGTGAGCTGTTGAAGGATTACGGCAAGCTCACGCCGGAGCAGACCACAGACATCATGGAAGCGGTGCTCAGCGGGCTCGCGGCTGCCCACAAGGCAGGGATCGTGCACCGCGATCTCAAGCCGGAGAACGTGTTGCTGGCCGATGACGGGCGTATCAAGATCGGAGATTTCGGGCTGGCACGCGCGGCGTCGAACAACACGGCAAGCGGGCAGGCCCTGCTCGGCACGATCGCCTACCTCTCCCCAGAACTCGTCACCCGTGGTGTCGCCGACGCGCGCAGCGACATCTACGCGCTCGGCATCATGATGTTCGAGATGCTGACGGGTGAGCAGCCGTTTCAGGGTGAACAGCCGATGCAGATCGCCTATCAGCACGCGAACGAGTCCGTGCCCGCGCCGAGCACGAAGAACCCGGACGTGCCCCCAGAGCTCGATCAACTGGTGTTGTGGGCGACGGCGCACGACCCCGAGGACCGGCCGCGTGACGCGAAGGTCATGCTGGAGCGGCTGCTCGAGGTTGAGCGAGCCCGGCGCGGCGGCACAGAGGCCCCCGCCGGGTTGCAACCGACGATGGTGTTACCACCTGCAGCCGATTTCGCCTATCAGACCGGTGACACCCAGGTTCTCGCCGGCGTGCTCCCTCCGACGGCGCAGGTGCGACCGGAGGCATCGGCAACTGATGCTGTGGTCACGCTCGCCACGGCGGCTCGCAAACGCCGCAGCAGAGGCTGGTGGGTGTTCGCGCTCGTGCTCCTGCTGGCTGCAGCAGCCGGAGGCGGCGGTTGGTATTTCGGAGCGGGCCCCGGCGCACAGGTTGCGGTGCCGAGCGTGGCATCGCAGCCGCAGGCCGCTGCGACGGCAGCGTTGAAGCAGCTCGAGTTCACGGTGAAGGCCGATCGGGTGTACAGCCTGACCGTGGCCGCCGGCCTGGTCGTCGGCACGGACCCGGCCGCAGGAGTGCGCGCGCACAAGGGCAGCACCGTGACGCTGCACGTTTCCCAGGGTCGCAAGCCGATCACGCTCCCAGCCCTTGCCGGTCTCAGTCAGGCCGCAGCGGAAAAGGCGATCACGGATGCCGGTGCCCTGGTCGGCAAGGCCATCGACAAGCAATTCAACGCGGATGTGCCGAAGGGCACCGTGATCTCCGCTGCGAAGGCCGAAGACGACAAGGCCGACCTGTCCAAGGGAGGCGGTTATTTCGAGGGCCTGACCGTCAATCTGGCAGTTTCGCTCGGGCCGGTGCCTGATGTGTCAGGAGCATCCGTCGCCGACGCGCAAGCCAAGCTTGTGGCGGTCGGCCTCAAAACCCAACCAGGGTCGCAGTCGTACAGCGACACGGTTCCAGATGGAGCTGTGATAGAGGGTGTGCAGCAGAATGCAGGCGTCGTGCGCCCTGGAGACGTGATTCTGCTGAACACCTCGCGGGGGCCGGCACCCGTCGACGTGCCTGGCGTCGTCGGCAAGACCTGGGCAGACGCGAAGAAGGCTCTGACGGACGCCGGGTTCAAACTGTCATACTCGGCGATCGCCGACGGCGCGCCGACACTGTTCGTCGTGCAATCCACTGACCCGGCCGGAGGCGTTTCAGCCGCGAAGGGATCCACGGTGAAGGTCACATTCGCAAACCCGTTCGGCGGGTGA
- the rsmH gene encoding 16S rRNA (cytosine(1402)-N(4))-methyltransferase RsmH — protein MAIRDLHTPVLLERCIELLAPALQGDRAVLVDATLGMGGHTEALLTRFPHLTVVGLDRDAEALDLAGQRLAAFGGRLRLVHTVFDGIDDALAGLGIAHVQGVLFDLGVSSLQLDRVERGFSYSKDAPLDMRMDSTGELTAEIILAEYSEADLRRIFHQYGEEKLAARYARRIVQLRQSEPFVHSAQLVDVIAAATPAAVQRAGHPAKRVFQALRIEVNQELGSLERALPRAVDALALHGRIVVMAYQSLEDRIVKQFLHARSSSSAPLGLPVELPEHQPELRLLVRGAELANDSEKAANPRATPVRLRAAERVRGNS, from the coding sequence ATGGCGATTCGCGACCTGCACACCCCCGTACTGCTCGAACGCTGCATCGAACTGCTCGCACCTGCGCTCCAGGGCGATCGCGCCGTGCTCGTGGATGCGACGCTCGGCATGGGCGGGCATACCGAAGCACTCCTTACCCGGTTTCCGCACCTGACGGTGGTCGGTCTCGACCGCGACGCCGAGGCCCTCGATTTGGCCGGCCAGCGCCTCGCCGCCTTCGGCGGCCGGTTGCGGCTCGTGCACACGGTCTTCGACGGCATCGACGATGCTCTGGCCGGGTTGGGCATCGCGCACGTGCAGGGGGTGCTGTTCGACCTCGGCGTGTCCTCACTGCAGCTGGATCGCGTCGAGCGCGGGTTCTCCTACTCGAAGGATGCACCGCTGGACATGCGGATGGACTCCACCGGCGAGTTGACCGCCGAGATCATCCTCGCGGAGTACTCCGAGGCGGACCTGCGGCGCATCTTCCACCAATACGGCGAGGAGAAGCTGGCCGCCCGTTACGCGCGGCGCATCGTGCAGCTAAGGCAGAGTGAACCGTTCGTGCATTCAGCACAGCTCGTCGATGTGATCGCTGCGGCGACACCGGCCGCGGTGCAGCGTGCGGGGCATCCGGCCAAGAGGGTCTTCCAGGCGTTGCGCATCGAAGTCAACCAGGAGTTGGGCTCCCTCGAGCGAGCGCTTCCGCGCGCAGTGGACGCGTTGGCGCTGCACGGTCGCATCGTCGTGATGGCCTATCAGTCATTGGAAGACCGGATCGTCAAGCAGTTCTTGCACGCGCGCTCGTCATCGAGCGCACCGCTCGGCCTACCGGTCGAGTTGCCAGAACACCAACCGGAATTGCGTTTGCTCGTGCGTGGGGCCGAGCTCGCAAACGACAGTGAAAAGGCGGCGAATCCGCGGGCGACGCCCGTGCGTCTGCGCGCAGCCGAACGAGTACGGGGGAACTCATGA
- the mraZ gene encoding division/cell wall cluster transcriptional repressor MraZ: MFLGTYAPKLDEKGRIILPAKFREELASGIVMTRGQEHCLYVFSQREFESVHEKIRQAPVTSKQARDYLRVFLSGASAETPDKQHRVTIPPMLRSYAGLDRELIVIGAGSRAEIWDSEAWETYLAQQEATFADTTEEVIPGLF; the protein is encoded by the coding sequence ATGTTTCTTGGCACCTATGCCCCCAAGCTCGACGAAAAGGGGCGGATCATCCTGCCGGCGAAGTTTCGCGAGGAGCTCGCATCCGGAATCGTGATGACACGCGGTCAGGAGCACTGCCTCTACGTGTTCAGCCAGCGCGAGTTCGAATCGGTGCACGAGAAGATCCGTCAGGCGCCGGTGACCAGCAAGCAGGCCAGGGACTACCTCCGCGTGTTCCTGTCCGGCGCGAGCGCTGAGACGCCGGACAAGCAGCACCGGGTAACGATTCCGCCGATGCTGCGCAGCTACGCGGGGCTCGACCGCGAGTTGATTGTGATCGGCGCCGGATCCCGCGCCGAGATCTGGGACAGCGAGGCATGGGAGACCTATCTCGCCCAGCAGGAAGCAACATTCGCAGACACGACCGAGGAGGTGATCCCGGGACTGTTCTAG
- a CDS encoding Mur ligase family protein: MTVPALASLRPEHPVARSLSQLVAEFALEHRGAIDPVEISGVSLNSATVEPGDLYVGVPGRHAHGARFASAAAESGAVAVLTDEAGAQLAAEAGLPIVLTADPRAALGDVAAWIYRTDENPATLFAVTGTNGKTSVVYLLSAILRQLGVVTGLSSTAERRIGDTAVVSSLTTPEASELHALLARMHEENVRAVAIEVSAQALTRHRVDGLTFDVAGFSNLSHDHLDDYADLDEYYQAKLALFQPDRSKRGVVIIDTAWGGRLAEESRIPMTTLATDGVSAADWRMTVLAESIFQTTFRLEGPDGRSLVTSVPLLGSFMAANAALAIVMLVESGFDLEAIAHVLERDGGIDAYIPGRAERISGENGPVVFIDYGHTPDAFQRTLDALRAVVTGRIIMVFGADGDRDTTKRAEMGAIAVRGADAVVITDFHPRNEDPAAIRAALLAGAREAVPDAELYEVPDPRAGFRAALALAGEGDVVLYAGPGHEDYQEVAGVHIPYSAREDSRLALREAGWL; the protein is encoded by the coding sequence GTGACCGTACCGGCGTTGGCCTCCCTTCGCCCTGAGCATCCCGTGGCTCGCTCGCTGTCGCAGTTGGTCGCCGAATTCGCGTTGGAGCATCGGGGGGCGATCGACCCCGTCGAGATCTCCGGCGTCAGCTTGAACTCGGCCACTGTCGAACCGGGCGATCTGTATGTCGGGGTCCCTGGCCGGCATGCACACGGTGCGCGATTCGCATCCGCCGCTGCCGAAAGCGGCGCTGTCGCCGTTCTCACAGACGAGGCCGGTGCGCAGCTCGCCGCAGAGGCAGGCCTGCCGATCGTGCTGACCGCAGACCCGCGCGCCGCGCTCGGCGATGTCGCCGCCTGGATCTACCGCACCGACGAGAACCCGGCGACCCTGTTCGCGGTGACCGGCACGAACGGCAAGACGAGCGTCGTCTACCTTCTGAGCGCCATCCTGCGACAGCTCGGTGTCGTCACAGGACTCAGTTCGACGGCGGAGCGGCGCATCGGCGACACCGCCGTTGTCAGCAGCCTGACGACGCCGGAGGCGAGCGAACTCCACGCTCTCCTCGCCCGGATGCATGAAGAGAACGTGCGGGCCGTCGCGATCGAAGTGTCCGCGCAGGCGCTGACCAGGCACAGGGTTGACGGGCTCACCTTCGACGTAGCTGGGTTCAGCAACCTCAGCCACGATCACCTCGACGACTACGCGGATCTGGATGAGTACTACCAGGCCAAGCTTGCGCTGTTCCAGCCCGATCGCTCCAAACGCGGTGTCGTCATCATCGACACGGCGTGGGGGGGACGGCTCGCGGAAGAATCACGCATTCCAATGACCACGCTCGCAACCGACGGAGTGTCTGCAGCCGACTGGCGCATGACGGTGCTCGCCGAGTCGATCTTCCAAACGACATTTCGGCTTGAGGGACCCGACGGAAGGTCACTGGTCACCAGCGTTCCGCTGCTCGGTTCGTTCATGGCGGCCAACGCGGCCCTGGCCATCGTGATGCTTGTCGAGTCAGGTTTCGATCTCGAGGCGATCGCCCACGTGCTGGAACGCGACGGCGGCATCGACGCGTACATTCCGGGCAGAGCAGAACGGATCTCGGGGGAGAACGGCCCCGTCGTCTTCATCGACTATGGGCACACCCCGGATGCCTTTCAGCGCACCCTCGACGCGTTGCGCGCGGTCGTCACCGGCCGCATCATCATGGTCTTCGGCGCAGACGGCGATCGAGACACCACCAAGCGGGCCGAGATGGGCGCGATTGCGGTGCGCGGCGCCGATGCGGTGGTGATCACTGACTTCCACCCCAGAAATGAAGATCCCGCTGCGATCCGAGCCGCCCTGCTGGCGGGGGCCCGGGAAGCGGTTCCTGATGCCGAATTGTACGAAGTCCCCGACCCGCGTGCCGGTTTCCGCGCGGCGCTGGCATTGGCTGGCGAGGGTGATGTTGTGCTCTACGCCGGTCCAGGGCACGAAGACTATCAGGAGGTCGCGGGTGTGCACATCCCGTATTCGGCGAGGGAAGATTCACGGCTGGCGCTGCGAGAAGCAGGGTGGTTGTAG